The Juglans regia cultivar Chandler chromosome 16, Walnut 2.0, whole genome shotgun sequence nucleotide sequence ATAAAGTAGGTTTTGGGGGTTCATTGATTAGTACACCTTCGGTGCTAGTAAGGTTGGGACTGTGGTTGTCTGTCTCCGATTTGCAGGCCGATAAGATCTCTGAGATTGACGAGCCAACTGGGTTGGTTTGGCTATTCCTTTCTATTGAAAGGAGTCGGTTGTTTGTGCGAGTCACCTTCTTCTAGGCTTTGCTCGATGACACGAAATTCTCACTCAAATATAGGTCAACTATACTTGTGATGGTTCCCAAGGATCCAATATGACCACTTAGGTCTACGTTGCACGATATTGTTCTATGGAAGTGGGCAGGTTGTTAGAAGTTTGGCCCGGTCTTTTTGGTGTCGTAGGGAAGGAATTGACCTTTTTAATGCATATTCCACAATACCAGCATGaccccacttattttttttctcaataagaACATCAAGCAGCGTAACCCGGTTCTCCTTGACTAAGCCATGTGCTCCTCCAAAGAGGAAGTTTTCTTTACCcaattctttttttgataacaAGGCAGAAAATCTCAATTCGATATTCATTAGTTTCGAATGAAGAATGAAGAGTGCCCTGCCCCAGCAAGCACCTACTCCTATCAAAATGAAAAGCATGACTTTACTAAACAAGCAAGAAAACCcttttatatcttattagtaAAGTGCTAATATGCACCCCTGCAATTAAACTCAAGTTTTACATTTTGACAACATTACTAATAGAAAGGGGGAAAATGCGCTCAAACAACCTATCTTACTAATAATAATGAAGGGTTGCCCTATTGTCATAAAGATACAAAAGCTAGTCTTCCCTTATATTTTCTTAGTACGGGGCTTTTAGGCTTCACTAAGAAAATTTATAGGGCGTTTCTCGCTTGTTGCTTTCTTCGCTTGCTTTTGCGcattaatagaatatatatataagaaggtGAAACTTTCATTTTCAGGATGCTAACGACCAAGAAAACGGATGCACTAAGCAGCAACACGAAAGTCGTTGCGCATTAGCAATGTGCATCCATTTTCTTGTTGCAACGACTTTCGAAAGCTCAATCCCTTACTTTGTTCTATAGTAAGGGGCCTTTTCTTTCAATAAGGCTCACACTAGATGCTCACGTTTTTTTGTTTCCCTAAAATCGAATATTTTGAAACTACTTTTGAATAATAGTAGGacccattattaaaaaactagaTTTTTTCATGTTGGTACCGAATTTATCAACTTCTAGTAATATGAGTCTTAATggttttcttatttgttttggaGATATggtggctactaataaatatagattttaacttttatatgagATTATGTTAATTAAATCAAATGGGTTATGTGGGTCAGTTCAACATATTTACATAAAACGGGATGAGATGGGTAGTGTCGTGTTGACTCATCTCTAATTAATTACTAAACGGGTCAAAATGGGCTATATTGTGTCACCCGTTGTTTAAAAGGATTTAAGGTTTGAAAGTCTGACCCGTTTAATTTAACGACTTGTAATCGAGTTGACTCATATAATCGATTATCTATAACTTGACACGATACGAACACGACTTGTAAATACGAATTGCCACCCCTACTATATATGTGTGCATGCATATCTATGAGCGGACTCATAATATGTAGACGATTATTCCGATCCAATtgatattcttttaaatttttacgcGGGATTCGCACTATTACAAaagatttaaaagaaattttcagCGTTTCATATGATATGTCTATCTCCCTCTAAATTTAACCATCTAATTCAGTAAGTAATTGGAGAATATATCTATTCATTCAAATTTTCCTtgttcaaattaaattattcaattttcatatctAATTAATGCTCATAACAAATCTCACGCGATAATAATTAATGCTGTAATCTCACAtcgacaatattaaatattgtaaattaaacATGAGATTACAATATTTAGTATTGCCGGTATGAGATTTTAAAACTTGAGTTGGACCATTCAATTAAGGTAGAAAATTGGAGAGGACCTTAATTCAAATGTTTTACGCTTTGcaatttaaattactaaaatggTTGGATACATTGTATTCTTAAACtacgaaaagaaaaattttactacCAAATCCTCGATTCACCGTGATGAAGTGATATTGACTATCaatcttggatttttttttttaaaaataaataaaaatatagtatatagtattgctcatcttaatatctataatgaacaaaaatactacttgttaattttttattatttgatgatTCATCGTATACTTTtacaaatagttttattttaatattacaaaaaggACAATCTAGTTTTAGCCATGAATAATGCTAAGCGTCCCGCTCCCAGCTCTTGCTGGggttagcattttttttttgtttattttataattaagaaagtattttttaatgatattgtgaattttttttaaatatatatttaaaagtgttaaaaaaatacatttaaaaaaaggaaaatagaaaaacacatcaaaataacTAACGTGAActattttacttagtgattaaggaagtattttattttattttattttataatttttttttacttagtgattaaggaaatattttttttaataatattgtgatttttttatttttttaaaaaatttaaaagtataaaaaatatatgtaaaaaaaaaacaaaaacaaaaagaataattatactaaCGATAGCTCTAACGGGAGTTGGGAGCGGTGAACTTAGCACGATCCTTTAGACATGGTATTGGTCAATGGTCTTCATAAACCATCCAATTAGCTAGCTCCCctctaaataataaatttataaataggcactttctgttttgttttgtggtttttaattaattccaatcagaaaattcattttatttcttcctcATTGACAATGACAcgatatgatatattttcttttcttccctttcGGTAAGTAGAGATTAAATAATGATCCACTAAATAGAAATGAATGTCGTCAAGTGGTTCTACTCAAACttaaaaaggagaaagaaaagaaaagaaagtcaaatcataacattactttttatttattataaagatttaatttttaatataaagaatcagaaaaattataaaaatctttatcaatttttattaGACTTAAATCTCATATACTTTTTTACTCAAATAcgttttataatttgaaagaatatggaaaaaaaaatataaaaacgacaattgtttttttaatgaagaagataTCTAACATTGACATGACAATTGATTGGTAATTTACGAAAAAATGTTATCtacttatatttaaatatagcaaatccaattaaaaaataattattttaaaaataagatgagatagttttaaattagttaaataaaatattattttttaatatttttattttgaaatttaaaaaaattaaattatttattatattttatataaaaatttaaaaaaattgtaatgataagatgtgataaaatgaaatgagttgagaatatTTCTGTATCAAACGAATCCTCACttttttcataagaaataatatctgaaaaaaaaaaaatccataaatacTTTGATAATCTCAACATTGCATCTCTagaatattttaacaaaaaattgattaaGTAATTATAAATACCCTCAcatcaaaatagaaataattttttctgatAATGATTCAAGATGCGAAGCCAAAAATGGCCACGTGTTAAAGGCCCTAATAGTTTGTGGGGGatggtttttttaatttaattattttatttactcacAGATGGACTTTATTCTCTGGTTCGAATGAACACAGAGGATCTGCCAATGAAAACAACAGAAGAATCATTGATCCCATTTCCGTAAATATCTCCCACCCAGAAGGGCATTTGTTGATTCCATCCTAAATCTCAAAGAAACCTCATCCTTCTCCTCAGTAGTAGAGTGGGACCCACATTTGTCTGATGCATTAGGTGATTAAACACTACTAAAAATGGAAATGAGTATTGAAAGAACGAAAACATTTTACTGCTGCTAAATAATTTTGTGgtataattatttaagatgAACAATTCGGCTTGAAAGATTGGTATTTTACAGAGTTTGTTGTGATTGCTGTTGCAGTATTGCAGGCGTGACTGTATAAACACAGTCATTATTATAGTGTATCAGGTATCGTGTGTGTTGGATATTCCTATTTGTTAAATGGTgtatagaaatatatttttaattgtctGTACTTAAAAGCATGGAAGATGGAGAGAATCTAGAAATGcccatttatttaaattaactcAGAAACCcagaaataatagatttttacatttatatacGAATGGAAAAGTAAataagagggagagaggggtGAAGATAAAGCAGAGAATAAAAGAGACCGGATGTTGACAAATTTCATGTCCCTGTTCTAAGAAGGTCGTTTGTTTGTGAAGATTTCTTATCTGGGatctctctcttcctcactctcttaaaagaaaaaatgaaaataaaagtaaaaagctttctctctctaaatattctttgagagagaaagagagtggcCCAGCAGATCGAAATCTCCTCCTTTTCTTCAATCTGGTCACGATCTAAGCTCCTTCAATGGTGTTGCAAAAACACCCACTTTGTTGTTTGTTGAATAATTATTGGTATTATTTTCTCTAGCTGCTTTGGTATCAGTGGTGAGAGTCCGGGACTCCGAATTTTCCATGATGGGTAGTTTCCGTTGAATGAATCAATTGATGCAGGATTCTTGTGGAGGGAGGTGATAGGAGGATGTGGGTCTGAggtaagatttatttttactttctaaGTAACCTGATTTATGGTCTTATTTCGCTTGATGATTGGGTTAATTGGGCTTTActctattaaatatatatatatatatatttatttatatattcctTCCTTTTGAGTTCTTTAAATTGTTGGCCTTTCTATGGCTTGGctgtgcatttatttatttatttttgttgttgttccaTTGCAACTTATAAACtccattgatttttcttttgatatgtAGTCCTTATTGTTTTCCTTTGTATTAGTGGAATGGGTATTAGGTTTTGATCGATGATTATCGTATTTCGATGGTATTTGTGCTGTTAATATTTggttatttatattaatttttggttgTAGTTGATCTGTTTTATTAACTTTATTACTGATGGCGTTCccgatattaagtattaagtaGAGAAACTCAGAACTTTCCTTCTTGATCTTAAAGGCTTCGTAAAGTTACAGCATACTGAGTTTTTGTCCAAATTTTGTTCGACGTTAAGAATCTGTGTGATGTGAGAAACTTGAGGTGATTACCAGTTCTGTTCGCTTATGTTGccggtgcttttttttttccctctctctctctctctcccggcACGTGCTTTTCCTACTTTATCAGAAACATGAAACATTAGTACCACTTCTGAATTCTTGCATTCATTCTAGATTAAGTTTTAATGAAGGAGAGTTGTGTAATATTGAGTTATGCTATGGTCGTCTAGCCTTGAAAACCCAACCACTTGTAATTGGATCACCATATTGCATATCCCTCTTCTACTGGCAATTATGGAATTATTCCTTGAGAAATGTAGATTCCTACTCTTAACGAAGGGGCATTATGTTGAATTTATCACTGTTAATGGTTAGTGTCAATGTGGAATGTGAGGAGGCTACTTTAAGACAATGTTTTTCTTGTTCTGAGAGCAAAATATGAGATAGCAATTCAAGTGTTCTGTCTAGCTCCATGGGTATTTTTAACGTGAGACTCTTAAGCCTGAAATACTTTAGCATTTGTTGAATAGCTTCTTAACAAGGCTGGTGATCCTTAGGCGTCATATAGGAGTTTGAGGAGAGTGATTCTGGAATTTATTGAGTGAAGAGGCTTTCAGATACCATAGAGTGAGCTGCTTCCCCTAGGAGTCTGTAAGGTCATGGGACATACTGGATGGAGGGGAAAAGGTCTAATAACATAATTAAGCAGTTGAAAGGGGAAGAAGATTTAGGAAGTTAAATTAGCAAAtagaaatggaagaaagaagCATGAATAAATGAGAACATTTACGGGAGAAAATCTTATAAAAGATGTTGGAAATGTAAGCAGACAATGTGAAGTggcatatatgcatataaaaaTGCAACGTTAGTCCTCACACAAGATGGGATCTTGGTGCTTAATCAAGCTCATTCTTGAACTTGTGTATCCTTTCCTTTCCAATGGCTTGTCTAAATCCTTCCCTTAGAAAACAACCTTGGGTTGCTTTGCTGGTAATGAATTGCCCCCGGTCTAAAGAATTAAGTTGATAGTCATCGCCGCCGtttctccattatttttttctccagaGTATTGTGACCATATAAATTTTCTAGTATTTGCTGTCTTGTGACAACAGTGATCTAGCACAAGCACCCATACCAATCACTCTAAAGTATGAAGTGTGCTCATGGTGGCATATGCTTTAGATTATCAATTTCGTTTGGGGATTGGGGTGGGGACAAGACTCAAGCTGTGATGATGGTGTATTGGTGCTACACAGCAGTTTCTATAAACCAAGATTGTAAAaggtttataattttcaaatataacaaAACCTTTGTTCTCAGCTATGAGCAATTCTTAGGAGAAAGCGTTTTCttctatgtatgtatgtatatgacCATCCCATCCTTATCAAAACTAGGAGAAGCAGTTCTGCTTACTGTGAATCTTTACACGAAGCTAACTATTTATTGTTACTTTTGTTAATGTTAGGCATGTTATATTTGAAAACGTTTCTTCATTGATTTTCAGGAATGGGAACAAAAGTGCATTGTAAAAGTTATTTGCCAGGATTTTACCCAATGAGGGATCTTAACGAGAATTCTAACAGCTGTAGCTGGCCATATTATGGTGATAAAACCATGGTAAATGGGCAGTATTATAATGCTTTCCTGCCCAGGGCTGCCACAGATCTGTATCCAGGTTATGACAAGGATGTAGTGAAGCAGACAATACTCAAGCATGAGGAAACATTCAGAACTCAggtattcaaattttcttggccCGTTCAAATACCAAGGGGTTCATTAATTGGGTTCTTACCAGATTGAGTTTCTATGGGGAGGACCTTGATATGACATGGTTCAATCATAGTAAATTTGAGCCTTGTTTACTTATCCTCTCTATTTGAATCATAGAAACTCAGGTAATTAGATTTATTCTGAATTTTCTGTCATCATCCAGGTCTATGAACTTCACCGCCTTTACAGAATACAGAAGGATTTGATGGATGAATTCAAGAGAAAAGAACTACATAAAAACGTTATGCCTGTTGAGACATTATTTTCATCAAGCCCCTTAGCTTCTCAAATTACATCGGGAGATGCTCAGAAATGGTATATCCCCAGCTTCCCTCCAGAAAAATCTGTTTCTGCTAGACCATTTGTTTCAGGTGTTGAGGACATTCATTCTCCTTTGAGTTCTATGAAAGGAAATGGCACACAAGTTGGTCCTTTTCCATCCCAAAATGGGGGTAGTTCAAAGGATTTAGAGGTGCTGGACTCCAGACCCACGAAGGTCAGGAGAAAATTGATTGATCTTCAACTTCCAGCTGATGAATACATTGATACTGAAGAAGGGGAACAGTTCAGTGAAGAAAAAGCTTCTAGTATGTCGAGTCATCATTCTAATATAAATCATACGGTAGCCACTGATAATGGCGTAAAGCTGTTTCTTGGCGATGGTGGGAAGAGTGGCTTTCAAGGAGATGCTTTGAAACCTGATATGTGTTTAGAGAGCAGAAATGGTTTGGCTGACTTGAATGAGCCTATTCAGGCTGAAGAAACAAATGCTTCTGGACATGTAGATCTTCTGGGCCAGGTTGTCTCTTACCGTGAGACTAGAGGCCTGGATCTGTCTGCTAAACCTAACTTGCAGTTTCAAAGTTTGCCAAAGGGAATTTCACTCAACTCCTACCATGGAAGTGATAATGGGACTCGAAACAGTTGGCACTTAGAGAGCAGTGGAAATGGAAAAGGGTGGTTTGACCATGTGCTTGAAGCAGGTATAATTTCTTCATCTAGTTACACAAAAAATCCTTAAGTTGGTTCCGTTTGAATTCTGAAATTTCCCATGTGTTTTTATCGAGGAATGTCTCTGGTGGGATTATTCCTTTGCGttattattcctttttttcatATGGCTACCATTTTGTTTGCAGGGCACAGTAAAAGTGACTTGAAATCTGGTTCTCAAGTTCTCCAACCAGAAGTATCTTCCCAGCCAATGCAAGTTTTGCTTAAAGTTCATGAACCTTCTGCTTACCATCTAACTGATCAAAGCAAGATCGGATTGTGGAATGAAAGAACAGTGTGCGCTTCAGAAACCCCGGATAGAAGTCATGAAATCTCCAGCAATAAGCATCTGGGGTCAATGGTGACTTCCCATATGCCCAGCCCATATCCTATTGTTCCTTCGTCTGATTTGGCCAAGTCTTGGTCTCACTCAGTTTCATCTTGGGAAAAACAAGGTAGCTCCTTAAGCCAGAAGTCAATATCAGGTCAAAAACAACCATGTTTGAACTCATCTGCTGCTTCATTGAGTAAGAGTTGTCAGTCATCAGTGCAGAGCAATGGATTTTTTGGAGATGCATGGCATCTTAAGAGCAATTCTAGCTGTAACCCGGGTTCTGGAAATGAAGCGCCTAACAGAAATGGATTTTACCAGGGGTCATCATCTGGGTCCAAGGAACTATCGGTTCACCTCCCTTCAATCAGCTATGATTATCTGAACTGTGTTAATGATCCTAACAGAGCTCCAGATCAATTCAGCAATAATAGTTTTGTGAAGTACTCTAAGGGTTCAGATTACATGGACATGAAATCTGTGAAAGATGAGTGCTTGAATGTGGTTCTTCCAAACCATTCATCCAACAAAGTAGCTCCCAGGCAAGGTTTTGAGATCATAGATGGAGGACAGAAGCATGAAGACCATCTTTCAGTCTTGCCATGGCTCAGACCTAAGCCTTCTTCTAAGAATGAGACCTCCAATGTTGGGAGAGTTTTAAACACAGAGGAGCTGAGTTTCCTGCAATCTTCACCAAGTCAGGTGTCCAACAAAAAGGAGATGGAAAAGGGAATTAATCACATTTTCCCCCCGAACATAAAACTGGTTTCTTGTTCTAATGATGTTGAGATCAAGAGGATTGAAATAGGTGACTACCCAactaatagaaaaattcttGGGTTTCCAATATTTGAGAAGTCTCATATTTCTGAAAATGAGTCTTGTT carries:
- the LOC108991284 gene encoding uncharacterized protein LOC108991284, which encodes MGTKVHCKSYLPGFYPMRDLNENSNSCSWPYYGDKTMVNGQYYNAFLPRAATDLYPGYDKDVVKQTILKHEETFRTQVYELHRLYRIQKDLMDEFKRKELHKNVMPVETLFSSSPLASQITSGDAQKWYIPSFPPEKSVSARPFVSGVEDIHSPLSSMKGNGTQVGPFPSQNGGSSKDLEVLDSRPTKVRRKLIDLQLPADEYIDTEEGEQFSEEKASSMSSHHSNINHTVATDNGVKLFLGDGGKSGFQGDALKPDMCLESRNGLADLNEPIQAEETNASGHVDLLGQVVSYRETRGLDLSAKPNLQFQSLPKGISLNSYHGSDNGTRNSWHLESSGNGKGWFDHVLEAGHSKSDLKSGSQVLQPEVSSQPMQVLLKVHEPSAYHLTDQSKIGLWNERTVCASETPDRSHEISSNKHLGSMVTSHMPSPYPIVPSSDLAKSWSHSVSSWEKQGSSLSQKSISGQKQPCLNSSAASLSKSCQSSVQSNGFFGDAWHLKSNSSCNPGSGNEAPNRNGFYQGSSSGSKELSVHLPSISYDYLNCVNDPNRAPDQFSNNSFVKYSKGSDYMDMKSVKDECLNVVLPNHSSNKVAPRQGFEIIDGGQKHEDHLSVLPWLRPKPSSKNETSNVGRVLNTEELSFLQSSPSQVSNKKEMEKGINHIFPPNIKLVSCSNDVEIKRIEIGDYPTNRKILGFPIFEKSHISENESCSFTSPSMSLPLPLKGEVVENNRKNRDLDMNLPCEPAVPDFGQTAEVFVKDKKTDANVSIFRHNIDLNSCISDDEASLLPSIPSTNVKITAGIDLEAPVVAETKEDATHGDAAEKQHDAPLQLEQHNIEHPQDELMMVAAEAIISISTSGLLDQFNNVTCNPSAATMTDHLNWFAEIVSSYGQDIEGKSDAVLRVKDGDDNEEEGSDYFELMTLKLMETKEEDYMPKPLVPESLKLEETGTTVLPNRPRKGQARRGRQRRDFQRDILPGLASLSRHEVTEDLQTFGGLMRATGHSWHSGLTRRSSTRNGCGRGRRRSAASSSPTMPTSPACTPLIQQLNNTEVGLEDRSLAGWGKTTRRPRRQRCPAGNHALIPLT